The Vitis vinifera cultivar Pinot Noir 40024 chromosome 1, ASM3070453v1 DNA segment AGAGTACAGGCACTCCAGACATGATTAGAGAAAATTGAGCGGTTCATCAATTCTTGGACCCCCTTCTGTATGTATTGAAATCAACAGCTTCTAAGGGTGCCAAATTGGATATTGGAATTACTGCAGTGGGTTTCTGAAATTTGATAGAATTTCCTTTTAAATTAGctgtttttctccttttttttgcCATCATGTTGTTAAAATGGAGACTATGCTGCCTCTGCTGGTTTTTCTCCTGTCCTTTGTACCTTTATTGATTGCATATGAAAAGTCAGCCAATAAACTGGCTTTTGTTGCAAGATTTTATCTGTTACTCCAGCATAAAATGGCTGTCAAAAAGCATTCTGGTTTCTTAAAACATGTATAATTTCTTAAAGTGTGTGTTTCAACTCAAACAAAATCAAGTTTGTTCTACAGACAGCCACAAAAAGGGAAAACAGAATCTGTTCATAACCAGCAAATAATTTATTACCGTGCATAAAACTAGTTCTTCTCAGTCTACCACCATAAGATGACCATTTTGTCTGTTTTCATATTTTAGCAAAGGTTTAGCTTTTCTCAACTCAATCTTTGTTCTTACCGAAATACATCTTTCATGTTTCTCATTCGTGATTCCATTTAAAATTTCAGAAACCTTTGGAAGGACAGGAATTTGAGGGTAAAGAGGAAGATGGCACCTCACGTCAGACATCAGAGGAGTTAAAAGATCCTACAGCATCGCCGGGGGTAAGTGAGAACCCTGAAACACCCTCTGCTGACAAAGAGACTTCCAAGGATGGAGAACAGAGTGAGATAAGTGGCTCACAAGAAAAAACTTTGAAGAAGCCTGACAAAATACTACCATGTCCGCGTTGTAATAGCATGGACACCAAGTTCTGCTACTACAACAACTACAATGTCAACCAGCCCCGCCACTTCTGCAAGAACTGTCAGAGATATTGGACTGCTGGAGGAACCATGAGAAATGTGCCAGTGGGTGCCGGTCGTCGCAAGAACAAGAACTCCTCTGCTTCACAGTATCGTCACATTATGGTGTCTGAAGCTCTTCAGACTGCTCGAGCAAGCGCTGCAAATGGAATCCACCATCCCGCTTTGGGGAACAATGGCACTGTCCTTAATTTTGGCTCAGATGGTCCTCTTTGTGAATCCGTGGCTTCTGTACTGAATCTTGCAGATAAAACACAAAACTGTATGCAGAATGGTTTTCATAAATCTGAACAGAGAATTCCTGCTTCTTGTGGAGGGGGTGAAAATGGGGATGACCACTCTTCTATTACGTTGACAAATTCAGCAGAAAAGGGAAACATTGCTGGTTTAGAGCCCGTGGTAAAGAATTTTCAAGCCTTTTCTCCTCATGTGCCATGCTTCCCAGGGGCTTCTTGGTCCTATCC contains these protein-coding regions:
- the LOC100265355 gene encoding cyclic dof factor 2, which gives rise to MLDFKDPAIKLFGKTISLPLNPHLSPTSPPPPPLSSTTSFPDDTSQGLQPPSQDQKPLEGQEFEGKEEDGTSRQTSEELKDPTASPGVSENPETPSADKETSKDGEQSEISGSQEKTLKKPDKILPCPRCNSMDTKFCYYNNYNVNQPRHFCKNCQRYWTAGGTMRNVPVGAGRRKNKNSSASQYRHIMVSEALQTARASAANGIHHPALGNNGTVLNFGSDGPLCESVASVLNLADKTQNCMQNGFHKSEQRIPASCGGGENGDDHSSITLTNSAEKGNIAGLEPVVKNFQAFSPHVPCFPGASWSYPWNPAQWSSKIPPPAFCPPGFPISFYPAPAYWGCTVPGSWNIPCIPPTSSSPIHSALATNHNSPTLGKHARDGEVLNPANPGKEDHQKENNPERGVWIPKTLRIDDPNEAAKSSIWTTLGIKNDGSNGGSLLKAFQSKGDEKKRIAEMSPVLQANPAALSRSLNFHERA